In the genome of Streptomyces globosus, one region contains:
- a CDS encoding cation acetate symporter, whose protein sequence is MNQTYALTAVTAVVLATVLVGALGLRISRTTSDFYVASRTVGPRLNAAAISGEYLSAASFLGVAGLVLLQGPGMLWYPLGYTAGYLVLLALVAAPLRRSGAYTLPDFAEARLESRAVRRISVLFVVGVGWLYLLPQLQGAGLTLEILTGAPHWAGGAVVAVVVTAAVAAGGMRSITFVQAFQYWLKLTALLVPAFFLLAAWAADGAPRASFDAPAVFREHTSVTLAEDVRLTLDAPLAVTATGRVDGRTRTAEPLTLSPGEHLVGARTRLEFAPGTPVPQSRAAAGAGASRWSEPLAGDRGDSPASGLYATYGLILATFLGTMGLPHVAVRFYTSPDGRAARRTTLAVLGLLGSFYLLPPLYGALGRTYVPELALTGDADAAVLVLPERVIGGLPGDLLGALLAGGAFAAFLSTASGLTMAVAGVLHQDVLPGRGLGTFRIAAVAAMAVPLAGSVALADAPVADAVGLAFAVSASSFCPLLVLGIWWRGLTPPGAVAGLVAGGGAALGAVAATRAGAAPQGWAHTLLAWPAAWSVPLGFLTMVLVSLATRSRVPAGTAATLARLHLPESVAVARPGGAR, encoded by the coding sequence GTGAACCAGACGTACGCGCTGACCGCGGTCACCGCCGTCGTCCTGGCCACGGTGCTCGTCGGCGCGCTGGGGCTGCGGATCTCCCGCACCACCTCCGACTTCTACGTCGCCTCCCGCACCGTCGGCCCCCGTCTCAACGCGGCCGCGATCAGCGGGGAGTACCTCTCCGCTGCCTCGTTCCTCGGGGTGGCGGGGCTGGTGCTGCTCCAGGGGCCGGGGATGCTCTGGTACCCGCTCGGCTACACCGCCGGCTACCTGGTGCTGCTGGCGCTCGTCGCGGCCCCGCTGCGGCGCTCGGGGGCGTACACCCTGCCCGACTTCGCCGAGGCGAGGCTGGAGTCGCGGGCCGTTCGCCGGATCTCCGTGCTGTTCGTGGTGGGTGTGGGCTGGCTGTACCTGCTGCCGCAACTGCAGGGCGCCGGGCTCACGTTGGAGATCCTCACCGGGGCTCCGCACTGGGCGGGCGGGGCCGTCGTCGCGGTCGTGGTGACCGCGGCCGTCGCCGCGGGCGGGATGCGGAGCATCACCTTCGTCCAGGCCTTCCAATACTGGCTGAAGCTGACGGCCCTCCTGGTGCCCGCGTTCTTCCTGCTGGCCGCCTGGGCCGCCGACGGCGCCCCCCGAGCGTCCTTCGACGCCCCGGCCGTCTTCCGCGAGCACACCTCCGTCACCCTCGCCGAGGACGTGCGGCTGACCCTGGACGCGCCGCTGGCGGTGACCGCCACCGGCCGCGTCGACGGGCGCACCCGCACCGCCGAACCGCTCACCCTCTCCCCCGGCGAGCACCTGGTCGGGGCGCGCACCCGGCTGGAGTTCGCGCCGGGCACCCCCGTCCCGCAGTCCCGCGCGGCGGCCGGGGCCGGCGCCTCCCGCTGGTCGGAGCCGCTGGCCGGGGACCGCGGGGACAGCCCGGCGTCCGGCCTGTACGCCACGTACGGGCTGATCCTGGCCACGTTCCTCGGCACCATGGGCCTGCCGCACGTCGCGGTCCGCTTCTACACCAGCCCCGACGGGCGGGCCGCGCGCCGCACCACCCTGGCCGTGCTGGGCCTGCTCGGCTCCTTCTACCTCCTGCCGCCCCTGTACGGGGCCCTCGGCCGGACGTACGTCCCCGAACTCGCGCTCACCGGCGACGCCGACGCGGCCGTGCTGGTGCTGCCCGAGCGGGTCATCGGCGGGCTGCCGGGCGACCTGCTGGGGGCGCTGCTCGCAGGCGGGGCGTTCGCCGCGTTCCTGTCGACAGCGTCCGGGCTGACGATGGCCGTGGCCGGGGTCCTGCACCAGGACGTCCTGCCCGGGCGGGGGCTGGGCACCTTCCGCATCGCGGCCGTCGCGGCGATGGCGGTGCCGCTCGCCGGGAGCGTCGCCCTGGCCGACGCGCCGGTTGCGGACGCGGTGGGGCTCGCGTTCGCCGTGTCCGCGTCCTCCTTCTGCCCGCTGCTCGTCCTCGGCATCTGGTGGCGCGGGCTCACCCCGCCGGGCGCGGTCGCCGGGCTGGTCGCGGGCGGCGGGGCCGCCTTGGGCGCGGTGGCCGCGACGCGGGCGGGGGCCGCCCCGCAGGGCTGGGCCCACACCCTGCTGGCCTGGCCGGCCGCCTGGTCCGTGCCGCTGGGGTTCCTGACGATGGTGCTGGTGTCGCTGGCCACGCGCTCGCGCGTGCCGGCCGGGACGGCGGCGACCCTGGCCCGGCTGCACCTGCCGGAATCCGTGGCCGTCGCCCGCCCGGGCGGCGCCCGGTGA
- a CDS encoding histidine kinase, with the protein MSAALTAALTAAGAALLGAGWAGGRWHARRAERASGPALGTPVERATFHTLHTASLAAPPLRAGLTADSARKAARRLRSLLGTEALCLTDREAVLAWDGPGADHHGERAVARVAAVLDSGRSVSVRTGCERPDCPLRWAVVAPLTGEDGVLGALVAYGSQESAVLVRAATEVARWVSVQLELSELDRSRTRLMEAEIRALRAQISPHFIFNSLAAIASFVRTDPERARDLLLEFADFTRYSFRRHGEFTTLAEELRSIEQYLALAGARFGDRLKVVLQVAPEVLPVALPFLCLQPLVENAVKHGLEDSAGECLVTIAARDAGAEAVITVEDNGVGMDPALLRRILSGEAGERAGSSPGIGLTNVDERIRQVYGDAYGPVIETGVGAGMKVTLRIPKYRAGVHSTPPGRLP; encoded by the coding sequence GTGAGCGCGGCGCTCACCGCGGCGCTCACCGCGGCCGGGGCGGCCCTGCTGGGCGCGGGGTGGGCGGGCGGCCGGTGGCACGCCCGGCGCGCCGAGCGGGCCTCCGGGCCGGCCCTGGGGACTCCCGTGGAGCGGGCGACGTTCCACACCCTGCACACGGCGTCGCTGGCCGCTCCCCCGCTGCGGGCCGGCCTGACCGCGGACTCGGCCCGCAAGGCGGCCCGGCGGCTGCGCTCGCTGCTCGGCACCGAGGCGCTGTGCCTGACCGACCGGGAGGCGGTGCTCGCCTGGGACGGGCCGGGCGCCGACCACCACGGGGAGCGGGCGGTGGCCCGGGTGGCGGCCGTGCTCGACTCGGGGCGGAGCGTCAGCGTGCGCACGGGCTGCGAGCGGCCGGACTGCCCGCTGCGGTGGGCGGTGGTGGCCCCGCTGACCGGGGAGGACGGGGTGCTGGGCGCGCTCGTGGCGTACGGCTCGCAGGAGTCGGCGGTGCTGGTGCGCGCGGCGACGGAGGTGGCGCGCTGGGTGTCGGTCCAGTTGGAGCTGTCCGAGCTGGACCGCTCGCGGACCCGGCTGATGGAGGCGGAGATCCGGGCGCTGCGGGCGCAGATCTCCCCGCACTTCATCTTCAACTCCCTTGCCGCGATCGCCTCGTTCGTGCGGACGGACCCGGAGCGGGCCCGCGACCTGCTGCTGGAGTTCGCCGACTTCACCCGCTACTCCTTCCGCCGGCACGGCGAGTTCACCACGCTGGCCGAGGAGCTGAGGTCGATCGAGCAGTATCTGGCGCTGGCCGGGGCCAGGTTCGGGGACCGGCTGAAGGTGGTCCTCCAGGTCGCGCCGGAGGTGCTGCCGGTGGCCCTGCCGTTCCTGTGCCTGCAGCCGCTCGTGGAGAACGCGGTCAAGCACGGCCTGGAGGACTCCGCCGGGGAGTGCCTCGTCACGATCGCGGCCCGGGACGCGGGCGCGGAGGCCGTGATCACCGTCGAGGACAACGGGGTGGGGATGGACCCGGCGCTGCTGCGGCGGATCCTGTCCGGGGAGGCCGGGGAGCGGGCGGGGTCCTCGCCGGGGATCGGGCTGACGAACGTGGACGAGCGGATCCGGCAGGTGTACGGGGACGCGTACGGCCCGGTCATCGAGACGGGGGTCGGCGCGGGCATGAAGGTGACCCTGCGGATCCCCAAGTACCGCGCCGGGGTGCACAGCACCCCGCCGGGGCGGCTGCCGTGA
- a CDS encoding GuaB1 family IMP dehydrogenase-related protein, whose product MHVRFLNDLKPPYDLTYDDVFMVPSRSAVGSRQGVDLSSPDGTGTTIPLVVANMTAIAGRRMAETVARRGGLVVIPQDIPIEVVTDVITWVKTRHLVLDTPITLAPTQTVADALSLLPKRAHGAGVVVDADNRPVGVVTDHDLTGVDRFTQLSEVMSRELLLIDAGIDAREAFNKLDAGHRKLAPAVDADGRLVGLLTRKGALRATLYTPATDAAGRLRIAAAIGINGDYVGKAKQLLDAGVDTLVIDTAHGHQESMITAIKAVRALDPQVPIVAGNIVAAEGVKDLVDAGADIIKVGVGPGAMCTTRMMTGVGRPQFSAVLECAAEARKYGKHVWADGGVRHPRDVAMALAAGASNVMIGSWFAGTYESPGDLQQSADGRLYKESFGMASARAVRNRTSEESAYDRARKALFEEGISTSRMFLDPQRPGVEDLIDSIIAGVRSSCTYAGAGSLAEFAEKAVVGVQSAAGYAEGKPLHASWS is encoded by the coding sequence CTGCACGTGCGTTTCCTCAATGACCTGAAGCCGCCGTACGACCTGACGTACGACGACGTATTCATGGTGCCGAGCCGCTCCGCGGTCGGCTCCCGCCAGGGCGTGGACCTCTCCTCCCCCGACGGCACCGGCACCACCATTCCGCTCGTCGTCGCGAACATGACCGCGATCGCCGGCCGCCGCATGGCCGAGACCGTCGCCCGCCGCGGCGGGCTCGTGGTTATCCCGCAGGACATCCCGATCGAGGTCGTCACCGACGTCATCACCTGGGTCAAGACCCGCCACCTCGTGCTCGACACCCCGATCACGCTGGCGCCCACCCAGACCGTCGCCGACGCGCTCTCCCTGCTGCCCAAGCGCGCCCACGGCGCCGGCGTCGTCGTCGACGCCGACAACCGGCCGGTCGGCGTGGTCACCGACCACGACCTGACCGGCGTGGACCGCTTCACCCAGCTCTCCGAGGTCATGTCGAGGGAGCTGCTGCTCATCGACGCCGGCATCGACGCCCGCGAGGCCTTCAACAAGCTCGACGCCGGCCACCGCAAGCTGGCCCCCGCCGTCGACGCCGACGGCCGCCTCGTCGGCCTCCTGACCCGCAAGGGCGCCCTGCGCGCGACCCTCTACACGCCCGCCACCGACGCCGCCGGGCGGCTGCGGATCGCCGCCGCGATCGGCATCAACGGCGACTACGTCGGCAAGGCCAAGCAGCTCCTCGACGCCGGCGTGGACACGCTCGTCATCGACACGGCCCACGGCCACCAGGAGTCGATGATCACCGCGATCAAGGCCGTGCGCGCCCTGGACCCGCAGGTCCCGATCGTCGCGGGCAACATCGTCGCCGCCGAGGGCGTCAAGGACCTCGTCGACGCCGGCGCCGACATCATCAAGGTCGGCGTGGGTCCCGGCGCCATGTGCACGACCCGCATGATGACCGGCGTGGGCCGCCCCCAGTTCTCCGCGGTCCTGGAGTGCGCCGCCGAGGCGAGGAAGTACGGCAAGCACGTCTGGGCCGACGGCGGCGTCCGCCACCCGCGCGACGTGGCGATGGCCCTGGCCGCCGGCGCGTCCAACGTGATGATCGGCTCCTGGTTCGCCGGCACCTACGAGTCCCCGGGCGACCTCCAGCAGTCCGCCGACGGCCGCCTCTACAAGGAGTCGTTCGGCATGGCCTCGGCGCGCGCCGTCCGCAACCGCACCTCGGAGGAGTCCGCCTACGACCGCGCCCGCAAGGCGCTGTTCGAGGAGGGCATCTCCACGTCCCGCATGTTCCTCGACCCGCAGCGCCCGGGCGTCGAGGACCTGATCGACTCGATCATCGCGGGTGTCCGCTCCTCCTGCACCTACGCGGGTGCCGGCTCCCTGGCCGAGTTCGCGGAGAAGGCCGTCGTGGGCGTCCAGTCCGCCGCCGGCTACGCCGAGGGCAAGCCGCTGCACGCCAGCTGGAGCTGA